DNA sequence from the Nocardia fluminea genome:
GCAATCTCTACACCGGACAGAACCCACAATCTTCGGAGAAGCTCGCCGACCGGCTCATCACCGACGTCGGCGCCGCATGGTCGTTGACATAACGCACAAGACGGTCGCACCATCGAGTGTTGACAGTGCTTACATTGACGGTTAGCGTCGGGATCGCCTCGAAAAGCAAGCAAAGGGAGCTGCGCCGATGTCAACGACTCAACAGAGCACGGTCCAGGTGGATCTCGGTGGTCGAGAAGTCGCCGTCCCGCAAGGCGGTCTCTACGACAGATATCGCATGAATCCGGATCTGGACGAGATAGCGCGCGATTCCCGGGTCAGTGGTGTCGACTTCTTCCGGGAGCTTCCCAAGACCAGGGTCGACTCTGCGATCGGCGAGACCTACACGCCGAATTTCTACTACCGGATGTCGAGTGCCCGGCTCACGATGCTGGCCCGTTCACGCGCGATCCGTTCCCGCCTGCCCGCCGAGCTGGCACCGCTGGAAGTGTTCCCCGGCTTCGGCTTGATCTCGGTCATGTTCTTCCGCTACGACGTCTGCGATATCGACTTCTACACCGAGGCCGCCGTCGGCATCGCGGTTCGACCGGCCAGACACGGCAAGCTCGGCATCGCCGACCTGCTCGCCGGCCTCGACAGCGACCGCCTGGATTCGTATGTGCTCTCACTGCCGGTGAGCACCGAGATCGCCCGGGTCCGTGGGCACGACGGCTACGGCTTCCCCAAATGGGTCACCGGCATCGACTTCGCGGTCGATGACACCCGGACCACCGGCCGAGTCCTCGACGGCAGTGGCGCAACGGATGTGGCCTTGTCGGTGGCCACTCCGGCCCAGCACCGGTACCCCACGGGTGAGCGGGTGTCGACGCTCACCTCCTACACCGCGATCCGCGGCGCCTGGCACTCGACACTGAGCCAGACCAACGTCCTGTCGGCCGGCAGCACGACGATGCCCCGTGACGTCACCCTGACGATGGGGAACGGCCGGCTGTCGGAGGATCTGCGATCACTCGCGCCGATCAAGTCCCTGCGCCTCGACGTGATGAGCGAGGGCCAGAACGCTTTGCACATGCCGGTGCCGACCTCTGTCCCGACAAGGGCATAGAACAGCACATCGCTGAATGAACACCCGACCAGAAGGAGATCGTGATGACCGAGATCGAGCCGGTTCTCGAGCCCGAGGCAGCGGAGTTCGCGAAAGCCACCGATACCCCACCGTTCCTGTTCCAGTTGCCACCGGAGGAGGGACGCAAGGCGGTCGACGACGTGCAATCGGGAGACATCGACAAACCCGCCATCGACGAGGAATGGATCACCGTCGAGGGCGGGCCGACCGGTTCGGTGAAAGTCCGCATCGTCAGGCCGGCGGGTTCCACCGGCACGCTTCCGGTGATCTTCTATATCCACGGCGCGGGCTGGGTATTCGGTAATGCGCACACCCACGATCGACTGGTCCGTGAACTCGCGGTCGGCGCCGATGCTGCCGTGGTGTTTCCGGAGTACGACCTGTCGCCGGAAGCGAAATACCCGACGGCGATCGAACAGAACTACGCCGCCGCGCAATGGGTATTCGCGCACGGAGCCGAAAAGGGGCTCGACGCCACACGTTTCGCGGCCGCCGGAGATTCGGTGGGCGGCAATATGACTGCCGTACTGACCTTGATGGCCAAGGACCGTGGCGATGTGCGCATCTGCCAGCAGGTGCTGTTCTATCCGGTCACCGACGCCGATTTCGACACCGCCTCCTACCACCAGTTCGCCGAGCACTACTTCCTCGCTCGCGAGGGCATGCGCTGGTTCTGGGACCAGTACACCGCCGACGACGCCCAGCGAGCGGAGATCTACGCGTCGCCGCTGCGCGCTTCGGTCGATCAGTTCGCGGGTCTGCCACCCGCGCTGGTGATCACCGGGGAAGCCGACGTCCTGCGCGACGAGGGCGAGGCCTACGCGGCCAAGCTCAGGCAGGCCGGGGTAGCGGTCACCCAGGTGCGCTTCGGCGGCATCATCCACGACTTCGTGATGATCAATTCGATGCGCTCGACGCACGCGGCCGACGCCGCCATCAAGCTGGCGCAGGACACCCTGCGCGCGGCACTGCACTGAATCCGAACCCATGGAGTCTTCATGTCCCTCGACCACGCCACCCGAACCGTGGCCCTGCCACCTTCGCTGTCCCCGGCCCGGATCAAGCGGTTGACCGCACGGATCGCAGCCGGTCCGGACGCCACCGAGGTGACGACCACGGTCCCCTACACCGGCAACCCGCTGGCCACGTTACCCACCTCGACCCCCGACGACGTCGAGGCGGCGTTCGCCCGTGCCCGCACGGCCCAGAGCCTCTGGGCCGCAATGCCGGTAGCTCGGCGTAAGGCCATCCTGCTGCGGTTCCACGATCTGCTGCTGCAACGTCAGGACGAGGTCCTCGACCTCGTCCAGGCCGAGAACGGCAAGACTCGTCGCGACGCGTTCCTCGAAGTCACCGATATCGCGATCGCCACCAGGTACTACGCCCGCAGCGCCGCGCGGTTGCTCGCCCCCAAGCGCCGCCGGGGTGCCATTCCGATTCTGACCCACACCACCGAGCTGCATCACCCCAAAGGTGTCGTCGCAGTCATCTCACCGTGGAACTATCCGCTGAGTATGGGTGCCGGAGACGCGATTCCGGCGCTGCTGGCCGGCAACGCGGTGGTGCAGAAACCCGACACCCAGACCGCGCTCACCGCGCTGTGGGCGCTGGATCTGATGCACGAGGCGGGTTTGCCGAGCGGAGTGTGGCAGATGGTCATCGGCCGTGGCAGCTCCATCGGCACGGCGCTGATGGACAACGCCGACTACCTGATGTTCACCGGGTCCACCGCCAGTGGTCGCCGCATCGCCCGCGACGCGGGCGAACGTCTCATCGGCGCTTCCCTCGAGCTCGGCGGCAAGAACCCGATGATCGTCCTCGACGACGCCGACATCGATCGTGCCGCCGACGGTGCGGTGTCCGCGTGCTTCTCCTCCACCGGGCAGCTGTGCGTGTCCATCGAACGGATGTATGTGGCCGAGGCGATCCGCGACGAGTTCGTGGCCGCGTTCGTGGCGCGGACGAAGGCGATGAACATCGGTACCGCCTACGACTACAGCACCGACGTGGGCTGCCTGACCAACCGATCCCAGCTCGATACCGTCACCGCGCACGTCGAGGACGCGGTCGCCAAGGGCGCCACCGTGCTGGCCGGCGGCCGGGCACGACCCGACCTCGGGCCGCTGTTCTACGAACCGACCATCCTCACCGGTGTCACCCCGGAGATGACGCTCTACGACCACGAGACGTTCGGGCCGGTGGTATCGATCTATCCCTTCACCGAGATCGACGAGGCCGTGGAGCGGGCCAATGCGAGCGCGTACGGCCTCAACGCCAGCGTCTGGACTCGCGACGGCGCGAAAGGCCGTGCCGTCGCGGCGCGGGTGCACGCCGGCACGGTCAACGTCAACGATGCCTACGCCGCGGCGTGGGGCAGCGTCGATTCGCCGATGGGCGGCATGGGTGACTCCGGGCTCGGCCGCCGTCACGGCGCCGACGGCATGCTCAAATACACAGAGCCGCAGACGATCGCACACCAGCGGCTGCTGGGTTTCGACCCACCGGCGGGCCTGTCCCAGAGCGCATGGGCGTCCACGCTGACCACTCTGCTCGGTGGCATGAAGAACGTGGGCGCGCGCTGAGACGCCTCTCGGCCCGAGCGGGAGTCCGCTCGGGCCGAAAGTGCTGTCGCAGTATGACTGTCAGGCCGCGACGAGTTCAGCGGCGGGGCTCGAGGTACGGGTGAGCCCCTTACGGTCGTAGTAGCCGGTGATCAGCACACCGGAGATGACGCCGATGGCCAACCCGAGGACCGTCATCCAGAATCCGCGTCCCATGCCCGCTGCCGCGTGCCCGTCGAAGTACATCAGCGATCGGATCGCGAGGTAGACCTGGCGCAACGGTTCGAATTCGGCCAGCGCGCCGATGAATCGCGGCGTCGCCTCCACCGGAATGGTGCCGCCCGCCGACGGCATTCCGAGGATGACGAACACGATGATGTTGACCAGCACACCGACCGAGCCCACGGCAGCCATGATGGTCAGCGCGGTGACACCGACCGCGGTCATCGCGAAAGCGCTATAGAGGAGCAGTTCCAGCGGTTGGTCGACGTGGATGCCCAGCGCCGAGGTGATGGCAAGGAGCCCGCCCGCGGTCAGTGCCGCGGCGCCCATCATGACCGCCCACTTGATCACCAGGGTCCGCAGCCTGGACAGCCGCGAGGTGGGAGCGTGGCTGAAGTACGGTCCGTACTCGGTCGGCGCGAAACCGAGCATGGAGTCGATGACCGCGTGAATGGTCATCGCACCGGTCATGCCGCCGAGCAGAATCGTCAAGGCGTAGAAGAACGCGGTCAGACCTTGCCCGGATCCCTCCGGAGTGCCGTGAAAGACGTCGATGACGGGCTGGACAGGTTCGGCGAGGGTGAGGCGAGTAGCCACGCTGAGCTGATCGGCGCCGCCGAGTTGTTGCTGCACCCGATCGGTGAGCTGGCGACCGATCGCGGTGTTGGCGGTCTCGATCGTCCGGTCGGCGAAGCGCGTCGAGATCGACGTGCTGAACGGGCCGAGGCGCGGGTTGGTCTGCATGGTGATCGTGGGGCGCGGGATATCCCCCGGCTGCACCGAGCCGAGCCCGAGGTTGCCCAGTCGCTTGCTGAAATCGCTGGGGATGACCAACAGCCCGTAGACCTGTCCGTCCCGCATCTGCTGTTGCGCCGCGTTGATGCCGAGTACTCGCAGGTCGAACGTCTCGCCGGGCGTATTCGCGATCACGGCGTCGAGTACCTGGGCGCCGAAGTTGACCGTGGTGGTGTCTCCCGGCGCGCCGATGGTGTCGCCGACATCGTTGTTGACGACCGCGATCGGGTAGTTGCGCAGGTTCTGGTCAGGTTTGGCGACGTAGGCGAGGTACATCAGGCCGAGCAGCGAGGTGAACACCGTCACCACGACGACGGGGATGATCCAGCGCAGTCGCAATGGGCTCGGGCCGGTCGCCGGCGCGTCGGTAGGGGTGGGGGCGGAGGTGGCGCCCATGAGTTTCTCCTGATCGTGTCTGGGGAATCAGCCGTTCGATGTGAACCAGGTTCCTCCGGCGACCCACCCTGAATCCAGGTCAGAATGCATCTTCCTACCGCCATTTTGGGGCATAGTGTTCGTATGAGTCCGTCATGGCCCATTCCGTCACCGCAGGTCGCCGAGGTCTGGCGACGTGCGGCCGAAGCGGCGTTCGTCGCAGGTGAGGACTGGTTCGCCGATCAGACCGCGACGCTCGGCGGTACCCGGATGCGCCCGATCGCCGAGGATCCGGCCTTGGCGGAGGCGGTTCGGCGCGGCAACATCGCCGTGCTGCGGCAGTGGACGACGGCGAACATGCGGGCGCCCGGCGAACGGGTGGCGGCCGAGGTGCCCGCGCCGTTGCTGGCCAGCGCCAGAGACATGGCCCGGCGCGGCTTGGACAAGTCGATCCTCAACGCGTACCGAACAGGCCAGAACACGGCTTGGCGCCAATGGA
Encoded proteins:
- a CDS encoding succinic semialdehyde dehydrogenase, encoding MSLDHATRTVALPPSLSPARIKRLTARIAAGPDATEVTTTVPYTGNPLATLPTSTPDDVEAAFARARTAQSLWAAMPVARRKAILLRFHDLLLQRQDEVLDLVQAENGKTRRDAFLEVTDIAIATRYYARSAARLLAPKRRRGAIPILTHTTELHHPKGVVAVISPWNYPLSMGAGDAIPALLAGNAVVQKPDTQTALTALWALDLMHEAGLPSGVWQMVIGRGSSIGTALMDNADYLMFTGSTASGRRIARDAGERLIGASLELGGKNPMIVLDDADIDRAADGAVSACFSSTGQLCVSIERMYVAEAIRDEFVAAFVARTKAMNIGTAYDYSTDVGCLTNRSQLDTVTAHVEDAVAKGATVLAGGRARPDLGPLFYEPTILTGVTPEMTLYDHETFGPVVSIYPFTEIDEAVERANASAYGLNASVWTRDGAKGRAVAARVHAGTVNVNDAYAAAWGSVDSPMGGMGDSGLGRRHGADGMLKYTEPQTIAHQRLLGFDPPAGLSQSAWASTLTTLLGGMKNVGAR
- a CDS encoding YhgE/Pip domain-containing protein translates to MGATSAPTPTDAPATGPSPLRLRWIIPVVVVTVFTSLLGLMYLAYVAKPDQNLRNYPIAVVNNDVGDTIGAPGDTTTVNFGAQVLDAVIANTPGETFDLRVLGINAAQQQMRDGQVYGLLVIPSDFSKRLGNLGLGSVQPGDIPRPTITMQTNPRLGPFSTSISTRFADRTIETANTAIGRQLTDRVQQQLGGADQLSVATRLTLAEPVQPVIDVFHGTPEGSGQGLTAFFYALTILLGGMTGAMTIHAVIDSMLGFAPTEYGPYFSHAPTSRLSRLRTLVIKWAVMMGAAALTAGGLLAITSALGIHVDQPLELLLYSAFAMTAVGVTALTIMAAVGSVGVLVNIIVFVILGMPSAGGTIPVEATPRFIGALAEFEPLRQVYLAIRSLMYFDGHAAAGMGRGFWMTVLGLAIGVISGVLITGYYDRKGLTRTSSPAAELVAA
- a CDS encoding acetoacetate decarboxylase family protein, encoding MSTTQQSTVQVDLGGREVAVPQGGLYDRYRMNPDLDEIARDSRVSGVDFFRELPKTRVDSAIGETYTPNFYYRMSSARLTMLARSRAIRSRLPAELAPLEVFPGFGLISVMFFRYDVCDIDFYTEAAVGIAVRPARHGKLGIADLLAGLDSDRLDSYVLSLPVSTEIARVRGHDGYGFPKWVTGIDFAVDDTRTTGRVLDGSGATDVALSVATPAQHRYPTGERVSTLTSYTAIRGAWHSTLSQTNVLSAGSTTMPRDVTLTMGNGRLSEDLRSLAPIKSLRLDVMSEGQNALHMPVPTSVPTRA
- a CDS encoding alpha/beta hydrolase translates to MTEIEPVLEPEAAEFAKATDTPPFLFQLPPEEGRKAVDDVQSGDIDKPAIDEEWITVEGGPTGSVKVRIVRPAGSTGTLPVIFYIHGAGWVFGNAHTHDRLVRELAVGADAAVVFPEYDLSPEAKYPTAIEQNYAAAQWVFAHGAEKGLDATRFAAAGDSVGGNMTAVLTLMAKDRGDVRICQQVLFYPVTDADFDTASYHQFAEHYFLAREGMRWFWDQYTADDAQRAEIYASPLRASVDQFAGLPPALVITGEADVLRDEGEAYAAKLRQAGVAVTQVRFGGIIHDFVMINSMRSTHAADAAIKLAQDTLRAALH